Proteins from a genomic interval of Qipengyuania sp. JC766:
- a CDS encoding acyl-CoA thioesterase domain-containing protein has translation MPSASSLNIGYVRHGREGITDLAKILAVDRIDAATFEGRSGPAMGPRLFGGHAIAQALLAASEMEAEGRLPHSLHAHFLKAGSSAHPVRYGVTQLSSGRSFAVRRVDGMQGDTLIFTMTVSCHIAEKGYEHESPAPFPLDIDAALAGLQEWRAGNSGARSAPIVERLQKRPIEIVPVDPGLLFGSEGREARTAVWMRMRDPANADPAFQRALLGYASDMMFLRNALLPHGIRPGSDRIQAASLDHAVWFHDTPDFDKWHLFATESPWAGAARGLNRGHFFSLDGRMVASVAQESLMRPKDPAKSPDRKEPM, from the coding sequence TTGCCTTCTGCAAGTTCGCTGAATATCGGGTATGTACGCCACGGGAGGGAAGGCATCACCGATCTTGCGAAAATCCTTGCGGTCGACAGGATCGATGCCGCAACTTTCGAAGGCAGGTCCGGTCCCGCGATGGGTCCCCGCCTGTTCGGCGGCCATGCCATCGCCCAGGCGCTTCTGGCCGCGTCGGAAATGGAGGCGGAGGGGCGCCTGCCCCATTCGCTCCATGCGCATTTCCTGAAAGCCGGATCGAGCGCGCATCCGGTGCGGTACGGCGTGACCCAGCTTTCGTCGGGGCGGAGCTTCGCGGTCCGGCGGGTCGACGGCATGCAGGGCGATACGCTGATCTTCACGATGACCGTGTCGTGCCACATCGCGGAGAAAGGCTATGAGCATGAAAGCCCGGCGCCCTTCCCGCTCGATATCGATGCAGCGCTGGCCGGCCTGCAAGAATGGCGCGCGGGCAATAGTGGCGCGCGAAGCGCTCCGATCGTGGAACGACTGCAGAAACGCCCGATCGAGATCGTGCCGGTCGACCCCGGCCTGCTGTTCGGTTCGGAAGGACGCGAGGCGCGAACTGCGGTCTGGATGCGGATGCGCGACCCTGCGAATGCCGACCCCGCTTTTCAGCGTGCGCTGCTGGGCTATGCATCGGACATGATGTTCCTGCGCAATGCGCTGCTGCCGCACGGAATCCGTCCGGGCAGCGACCGGATACAGGCCGCATCCCTCGACCACGCCGTGTGGTTTCACGACACGCCGGACTTCGACAAATGGCACCTGTTCGCCACCGAAAGCCCATGGGCAGGTGCTGCGCGCGGCCTGAATCGGGGACATTTCTTCAGCCTTGACGGTCGCATGGTCGCCAGCGTCGCGCAGGAAAGCCTGATGCGTCCCAAGGACCCCGCCAAAAGCCCTGATCGAAAGGAACCAATGTGA
- a CDS encoding carboxylesterase family protein produces MRTTSGALEGSLEDDALVFRGVPYAKPPFGDLRWRAPEPIVWDGVKPAKSFGPACLQPVNDDGSPNPGGYAGPVSEDCLRLNIWAPSGARKAPVMVWLFGGGGVVGSGNLPTYHGDAFARDGVMLVTIDYRLGGLGGWAHPALSAEKGDGPNANYALMDAIAALRWVKENAERFGGDPGNVTLFGESAGATMTANLVTSPLAEGLFQKAIFQSTGSLPTPGTPLAQAEARGEASAAALGLPNATAEQLRALPAERFLSDRAAAFGLRTIIDGTVKTASIMETFEAGQEHDVLLMLGTNSDEGRLVGTQRIAELAETGTPVFQYFFDYVPEALRERDPNGAPHAGELPFVFETLATYQLLPQGPSAEDTRVASLVHSCWVAFAKADTAATRLDCGGDFTWPARSKSNDHAVAWLGAQPRIVPADTLRSPPNGAEPGRTWRDED; encoded by the coding sequence GTGCGAACAACATCGGGAGCGTTGGAGGGATCGCTTGAAGACGACGCCCTAGTCTTCCGGGGCGTGCCCTACGCCAAGCCTCCGTTTGGCGATCTGCGTTGGCGCGCGCCGGAGCCGATCGTTTGGGACGGGGTGAAGCCGGCGAAGAGCTTCGGCCCTGCCTGCCTGCAGCCGGTGAACGATGACGGATCGCCCAATCCCGGTGGTTATGCCGGCCCCGTGTCCGAAGATTGCCTGAGGCTCAATATCTGGGCCCCGTCGGGTGCCCGCAAGGCGCCGGTGATGGTCTGGCTGTTCGGGGGCGGCGGCGTGGTCGGTTCGGGCAATCTTCCGACCTATCACGGCGATGCCTTTGCGCGCGACGGCGTGATGCTGGTGACGATCGATTATCGCCTCGGCGGGCTGGGCGGCTGGGCGCATCCCGCACTGAGTGCGGAAAAAGGGGATGGTCCGAACGCGAACTACGCGCTGATGGACGCCATCGCGGCGTTGCGCTGGGTAAAGGAGAATGCCGAGAGGTTCGGAGGCGATCCCGGCAACGTCACGCTTTTCGGCGAAAGTGCCGGCGCGACGATGACGGCCAATCTCGTGACGTCGCCCTTGGCCGAAGGTCTGTTTCAGAAAGCGATCTTCCAGTCGACCGGATCGCTGCCGACGCCCGGCACTCCGCTTGCACAGGCGGAGGCACGTGGCGAGGCGTCCGCGGCGGCACTGGGTCTGCCCAATGCGACCGCCGAGCAGCTTCGTGCCCTGCCGGCAGAACGCTTCCTGTCCGATCGCGCCGCCGCCTTCGGCTTGCGCACGATCATCGACGGGACGGTGAAAACCGCTTCCATCATGGAAACCTTCGAAGCCGGGCAGGAACACGACGTGCTGCTGATGCTGGGCACCAATTCGGACGAAGGGCGGCTGGTCGGCACGCAGCGGATCGCCGAACTGGCCGAAACCGGCACGCCCGTGTTCCAGTATTTTTTCGACTACGTGCCCGAAGCCTTGCGAGAGCGCGATCCCAACGGCGCACCGCATGCGGGCGAACTGCCCTTCGTATTCGAAACTCTGGCGACCTACCAGTTGCTGCCGCAGGGTCCGAGTGCAGAGGATACGCGCGTCGCATCGCTGGTGCATTCCTGCTGGGTTGCGTTCGCCAAGGCCGACACCGCCGCCACCCGGCTCGATTGCGGCGGCGACTTTACCTGGCCGGCGCGGAGCAAGAGCAACGACCATGCGGTCGCCTGGCTGGGGGCGCAGCCGCGTATTGTGCCGGCCGATACGCTACGGTCGCCGCCCAACGGTGCTGAGCCCGGACGGACGTGGCGGGACGAGGACTGA
- a CDS encoding carboxylesterase family protein has protein sequence MARFLAALAALATGFAAQGSNAQMPDPIDEVLVDVDAGTLMGSREDGVLVFRGVPYAAPPTGDNRWRPPQPVEPWAGTRAATAHEAPCTQPVDTDTTVANFGGVNGAQSEDCLYLTITAPENAQGAPVLVWFHGGAFFLGAGSLGSYDGTANAKQGVITVSVNYRLGALANFVHPALDAQDPDEAQGNYALQDAVAVLEWVRTNIGAFGGDPDKVTVAGQSAGGGIVVNLLSLPSAKGLFDKAIVQSGSLLLPDRPKAEAQRMAVEALKTIGIEPDVTADELRAVSAQTFAASEPLRAGFFFTPDPGFKPTSTIAALRAGSETDVPVLVGSNQGEQGFAAARTLAGLAGDTGAPAFLYRFDHTPAFRTGEWKAGPIHSAELMFTFDSIDRSSWGGERADAADRALADTVNGCWVAFVKMDAGAQSFECADGFAWQSYRPGGEAALIGTGGLTMAPADALPDGPGEGAATRDE, from the coding sequence ATGGCACGGTTTCTGGCGGCTTTGGCCGCCCTCGCCACCGGCTTCGCGGCGCAGGGCTCTAACGCGCAGATGCCGGACCCGATCGACGAGGTGCTGGTCGATGTCGACGCGGGCACCCTCATGGGATCGCGCGAGGACGGCGTACTGGTTTTTCGAGGTGTACCCTACGCCGCCCCTCCCACAGGCGACAATCGCTGGCGTCCCCCGCAACCGGTGGAGCCTTGGGCAGGCACTCGCGCTGCAACCGCGCACGAAGCGCCGTGTACCCAGCCGGTCGATACCGACACGACGGTTGCGAATTTCGGTGGCGTGAACGGGGCGCAATCCGAAGACTGCCTCTACCTCACGATCACCGCGCCCGAAAATGCACAGGGCGCGCCTGTGCTGGTGTGGTTCCATGGCGGCGCGTTCTTCCTCGGGGCAGGGAGCCTCGGCTCCTATGACGGGACGGCCAATGCGAAGCAGGGCGTCATCACCGTCAGCGTCAATTACCGTCTGGGGGCACTAGCGAATTTCGTGCATCCCGCGCTTGATGCGCAGGACCCGGACGAAGCGCAGGGCAATTACGCGCTGCAGGACGCCGTCGCCGTACTCGAATGGGTCAGAACCAATATCGGGGCTTTCGGGGGCGATCCGGACAAGGTCACGGTAGCGGGCCAGTCAGCTGGGGGCGGCATCGTCGTCAACCTGCTGTCGCTTCCTTCGGCCAAGGGCCTGTTCGATAAGGCGATCGTGCAATCGGGAAGCCTGCTGCTGCCCGATCGCCCGAAGGCCGAAGCACAGCGCATGGCCGTGGAGGCGTTGAAGACGATCGGCATCGAACCCGATGTGACGGCGGACGAGCTGCGTGCCGTTTCCGCCCAGACCTTCGCTGCGTCGGAGCCGCTGAGGGCAGGCTTCTTCTTCACGCCCGATCCCGGTTTCAAGCCGACATCGACGATCGCCGCGCTGCGGGCGGGTTCGGAAACCGACGTGCCGGTGCTCGTGGGCTCCAACCAGGGCGAGCAGGGCTTCGCCGCCGCCCGCACGCTGGCCGGACTGGCCGGCGATACGGGCGCACCGGCGTTCCTGTACCGATTCGATCACACGCCCGCTTTCAGGACCGGCGAATGGAAGGCCGGGCCGATCCATTCGGCGGAGCTGATGTTCACATTCGATTCGATCGACCGGTCCAGCTGGGGCGGTGAGAGGGCCGATGCGGCCGACCGCGCGCTGGCCGATACGGTCAACGGTTGCTGGGTCGCTTTCGTGAAGATGGATGCCGGTGCGCAGTCCTTCGAATGCGCCGACGGGTTCGCATGGCAATCCTATCGGCCCGGGGGCGAAGCGGCGCTGATCGGCACGGGTGGCCTGACAATGGCGCCGGCCGATGCGTTGCCGGACGGGCCCGGGGAGGGCGCAGCAACACGGGACGAATAG
- a CDS encoding amidohydrolase family protein, translating to MTYTRGRVVNDADSHTMETQDWLAPFLEGEYKEMYSQVYSKREGGEKIVQMIDAAKARKNDPEARAKALANPIEGAKGWLGYGGFDKDERVEALDWLGFERQLVFPTFGLAAITRAPSDDQRYAAASALNKAQQDFCDADPRMDCVAFTPLDDAERGLAEAKRAVEAGAKAVMFSAGPAGDKSPGHPDLDPFWQYLEDNKIPFMLHIGPGTKTQPSKFKNNGRERAADLHGGGENLRFPDFMCLWYAPQEFLTAMVYDGVFQRFPDLRGGVIESGAGWVPEFLRMLDHGWYSFNKTDQYLKDMDLMPSEYIKRAVRFTPFPNEDVGHMIRDSAPELYLFSSDYPHPEGTKDPFGKFETSLEGFDEEVKDMFYRTNYDHMMHRESEALAQAAE from the coding sequence ATGACCTACACAAGGGGCCGCGTCGTGAACGACGCCGATTCGCACACGATGGAAACGCAGGACTGGCTCGCGCCCTTCCTGGAAGGCGAATACAAGGAGATGTATTCGCAGGTGTATTCCAAGCGGGAAGGCGGCGAGAAGATCGTCCAGATGATCGACGCCGCGAAGGCTCGCAAGAACGATCCGGAGGCGCGGGCAAAGGCGCTCGCGAACCCCATCGAAGGTGCCAAGGGCTGGCTTGGCTATGGCGGTTTCGACAAGGACGAACGGGTCGAGGCGCTCGACTGGCTTGGCTTCGAACGCCAGCTCGTCTTTCCGACTTTCGGTCTCGCCGCCATCACCCGGGCACCGAGCGACGACCAGCGCTACGCGGCCGCATCCGCGCTCAACAAGGCGCAGCAGGATTTTTGCGATGCCGATCCGCGCATGGATTGCGTCGCATTCACGCCCCTCGACGATGCGGAGCGGGGACTGGCCGAAGCGAAACGGGCCGTTGAGGCCGGTGCGAAAGCGGTGATGTTCAGCGCGGGTCCTGCGGGCGACAAGAGCCCCGGCCATCCCGATCTGGACCCGTTCTGGCAGTATCTGGAGGACAACAAGATCCCCTTCATGCTGCATATCGGGCCGGGCACGAAAACCCAGCCGAGCAAGTTCAAGAACAACGGGCGCGAGCGTGCGGCCGACTTGCATGGCGGTGGCGAGAACCTGCGGTTCCCCGATTTCATGTGCCTGTGGTATGCCCCGCAGGAATTCCTCACCGCGATGGTCTATGACGGCGTGTTCCAGCGCTTCCCGGACCTGCGTGGCGGCGTGATCGAGAGCGGGGCGGGCTGGGTGCCCGAATTCCTGCGAATGCTCGACCACGGCTGGTACTCGTTCAACAAGACCGACCAGTACCTGAAGGACATGGACCTGATGCCTTCGGAGTACATCAAGCGCGCGGTCCGCTTCACGCCGTTCCCGAACGAGGACGTGGGTCACATGATCCGCGACTCCGCGCCCGAGCTTTACCTGTTTTCCAGCGACTATCCGCATCCGGAAGGCACGAAGGATCCGTTCGGCAAGTTCGAGACCTCGCTCGAAGGTTTCGACGAGGAGGTGAAGGACATGTTCTACCGCACCAATTACGATCACATGATGCACCGCGAGAGCGAGGCGCTCGCACAAGCGGCCGAATAG
- a CDS encoding VOC family protein: MSTTGPARFAFVKLTVADIDAATAFFEKGFDLTHADTVDTPGFREHMMTGAQGATTIVLFHWKDGRAIETGNGYGPIGMISRDLDADLARALAAGATQKGETVNFGPARIAFVHTPEGHEVEIMQMGEAAPAA, from the coding sequence GTGAGCACGACCGGGCCAGCCCGCTTCGCTTTCGTCAAACTGACCGTCGCGGACATCGATGCGGCGACCGCCTTTTTCGAAAAAGGTTTCGATCTGACGCATGCCGATACGGTCGATACGCCCGGGTTTCGCGAACACATGATGACGGGCGCGCAGGGGGCGACCACGATCGTCCTGTTTCACTGGAAGGACGGCCGCGCGATAGAAACCGGCAACGGCTATGGCCCCATCGGCATGATCTCTCGCGATCTCGATGCCGACCTGGCCCGGGCGCTGGCTGCAGGAGCCACGCAGAAAGGCGAGACCGTGAATTTCGGGCCGGCGAGGATCGCCTTCGTTCATACGCCTGAAGGCCACGAGGTCGAGATTATGCAAATGGGCGAGGCGGCTCCCGCCGCATAG
- a CDS encoding TetR family transcriptional regulator translates to MELTRTELFESIWAEPMGAVAARYGLTGNGLAKICDRLDIPRPPRSHWTRTAAARDPRPELPPAPIGLSETFALGRRQTRQSPGTRTRMSAEERREHLMDTAARIALEEGVSAVTIREVARIAGISETQVHNCFGGRTELLLALARREIAGQESQRRRRIARGTNHQTRVMLSTIGYLHEAARRGPLLQMLFRTPEVRDALKPERIAQSDAARAPILQQLVGEGKMDLQSARASTAALTSVALKAGGIVAGRRAPFAMVEEICLTVVMAGTFSGDALTAGAD, encoded by the coding sequence ATGGAACTCACCCGCACCGAACTGTTCGAAAGCATCTGGGCCGAACCCATGGGCGCAGTCGCCGCGCGCTATGGCCTGACCGGAAACGGGCTGGCCAAGATCTGCGACCGGCTGGATATTCCGCGCCCGCCCAGATCGCACTGGACCCGCACCGCCGCGGCGCGCGATCCTCGCCCGGAACTCCCGCCAGCGCCTATCGGCCTGAGCGAGACCTTCGCCCTTGGCCGCCGCCAGACCCGCCAGTCTCCCGGCACGCGCACGCGCATGTCGGCCGAGGAACGGCGGGAGCACCTGATGGACACGGCCGCAAGGATCGCGCTGGAAGAAGGGGTATCGGCCGTGACCATCCGCGAAGTGGCGCGGATTGCCGGGATCAGCGAAACGCAGGTCCACAACTGCTTCGGCGGGCGGACCGAATTGCTGCTGGCCCTGGCCCGGCGCGAAATCGCCGGTCAGGAATCGCAGCGGCGCCGGCGCATCGCGCGCGGGACCAACCACCAGACGCGCGTGATGCTGTCGACCATCGGGTATCTGCACGAAGCGGCCCGGCGGGGGCCGCTGCTCCAGATGCTGTTCCGCACGCCCGAGGTGCGCGACGCGCTCAAACCCGAACGGATCGCCCAGAGCGATGCCGCCCGCGCGCCAATCCTCCAGCAGCTTGTCGGAGAGGGGAAGATGGACCTGCAGAGCGCGCGTGCCTCCACCGCCGCACTGACCTCCGTCGCGCTGAAAGCGGGGGGCATCGTCGCCGGCAGGCGCGCGCCCTTCGCGATGGTGGAGGAGATCTGCCTCACCGTCGTGATGGCCGGCACTTTCAGCGGCGACGCCCTCACCGCCGGAGCGGACTAG
- a CDS encoding MmgE/PrpD family protein: MGTGMTRRGLIKAGTAASALAVTRPALAAGQAAGGTATASPEQWRTITPELTGYIAGAASHAIPAAIRERARLHILDTLASIVACHSLEAARLGRSYAAAMSPQGGSPILASHLTASATDAVFASAMTAHAAEINDFIPSAYVQPGPAIVPTALETARLNGRSGAELVGAVTAGYEIAGRLPKAIGTRNLYYAGLANHGVAPTFGAAAAAAAMMGLTAEQVDHMLAYCAQQASGSWQWLLDVRHVEKAFVFGGMGARNGMQAAQMAKLGFTGVPASFDNENAWFRWRAFQGEGANHASLVEGLHEDYELSLAAMKRYPVGGPTQPAVRALLDLRGTVMPGEVERITVAMPGEAATFERANMPALNIPYLAAIIMLDGHLDFVSAQSLERQATDEAAKAFAHRVAVIRDEAQEMGEGEDRTESARVTLLRKDGTREERYVAYVPGFPTHPLSKSEVEEKAHELVEPVLGKEKADRLVALCDGLDSAGTVDPIIDLMRFETT; the protein is encoded by the coding sequence ATGGGTACTGGCATGACGCGACGCGGGTTGATCAAGGCGGGGACGGCGGCGAGCGCGCTGGCAGTCACCAGGCCGGCACTGGCAGCCGGGCAGGCTGCCGGGGGAACCGCGACGGCTTCGCCGGAGCAGTGGCGCACGATCACGCCTGAACTGACCGGATACATCGCCGGGGCGGCGAGCCATGCGATCCCGGCCGCGATCCGCGAGCGGGCCCGGCTCCACATTCTCGATACGCTGGCCTCGATCGTGGCGTGCCACTCGCTCGAAGCTGCGAGGCTGGGCCGGAGCTACGCCGCCGCCATGTCGCCCCAAGGCGGTAGCCCGATCCTCGCCTCGCACCTGACCGCCTCTGCGACCGATGCCGTATTCGCCTCGGCGATGACCGCGCATGCGGCCGAGATCAACGACTTCATACCGTCGGCCTATGTCCAGCCCGGCCCCGCCATCGTTCCGACCGCGCTGGAAACGGCGCGGCTCAACGGGCGCAGCGGTGCGGAACTGGTCGGCGCGGTTACCGCGGGATACGAGATCGCGGGAAGGCTTCCGAAGGCGATCGGCACGCGCAACCTCTATTACGCCGGTCTCGCCAATCACGGCGTGGCGCCGACGTTCGGCGCGGCGGCCGCGGCGGCGGCGATGATGGGCCTCACGGCGGAACAGGTGGATCATATGCTGGCCTATTGCGCGCAGCAGGCGTCCGGGTCCTGGCAATGGCTGCTGGACGTGCGGCACGTGGAAAAGGCGTTCGTCTTCGGCGGGATGGGCGCGCGCAACGGGATGCAGGCAGCGCAGATGGCGAAGCTGGGCTTCACCGGCGTACCCGCCAGCTTCGACAACGAGAATGCGTGGTTCCGCTGGCGCGCCTTCCAGGGCGAAGGCGCGAACCACGCCTCGCTGGTCGAGGGGTTGCACGAGGACTACGAATTGTCGCTCGCGGCGATGAAGCGCTACCCCGTCGGCGGGCCGACCCAGCCCGCCGTGCGCGCCCTGCTCGACCTGCGCGGGACGGTGATGCCCGGCGAAGTCGAACGCATCACGGTGGCCATGCCCGGCGAGGCCGCGACATTCGAGCGGGCGAACATGCCCGCGCTCAACATCCCCTATCTCGCGGCGATCATCATGCTCGACGGGCATCTCGATTTCGTGTCCGCGCAATCGCTCGAGCGGCAGGCGACCGACGAAGCGGCAAAGGCCTTCGCGCACCGGGTGGCCGTGATACGCGACGAAGCGCAGGAAATGGGGGAAGGCGAGGATCGCACGGAAAGCGCGCGAGTCACTCTCCTTCGCAAGGACGGCACGCGCGAGGAGCGATACGTGGCCTATGTGCCCGGCTTTCCCACCCACCCGCTCTCCAAATCCGAAGTGGAGGAAAAGGCGCACGAACTGGTCGAGCCCGTGCTGGGCAAGGAAAAGGCCGATCGCCTGGTCGCCTTGTGTGACGGCCTGGACAGCGCCGGAACCGTCGACCCGATCATCGATCTGATGCGCTTCGAAACCACCTGA
- a CDS encoding TetR/AcrR family transcriptional regulator: MEATAVEGDRERQLLAAAEDMIREGRTLNLSLAEVADRIGVSRSLLYTYFDGVPAIVDELFLRHMDTLGARILPPLASGKTPYRDRASEAYAAYLDYLIESGPVLQLILRERHQDSPLGPESQRRFRQLVRRVASETCHALDLAPREAFVLIELTGGIPEALARLVRGGEIDRDTAHATCRRLVMASVDGFAPAPAR, translated from the coding sequence ATGGAAGCTACGGCGGTAGAAGGGGATCGGGAGCGGCAATTGCTGGCCGCCGCGGAAGACATGATCCGCGAGGGCCGCACGCTCAATCTTTCGCTGGCCGAAGTGGCCGACCGCATCGGTGTCAGCCGCAGCCTGCTCTATACCTATTTCGACGGCGTTCCGGCGATCGTCGATGAGCTTTTCCTGCGGCACATGGATACGCTCGGCGCGAGGATCCTGCCGCCCCTTGCGTCCGGAAAGACACCGTATCGCGACCGGGCGAGCGAGGCCTACGCCGCCTATCTCGACTACCTGATCGAGAGCGGACCGGTCCTGCAACTGATCCTGCGCGAACGGCACCAGGACAGCCCGCTCGGTCCGGAAAGCCAGCGCCGCTTCCGCCAGCTCGTTCGGCGCGTCGCCAGCGAAACCTGCCATGCGCTCGACCTCGCGCCGCGCGAGGCCTTCGTCCTGATCGAGCTGACCGGCGGCATTCCCGAAGCGCTCGCCCGGCTGGTGCGCGGCGGCGAGATCGACCGGGATACCGCGCACGCGACCTGCCGCCGCCTCGTCATGGCTTCCGTGGACGGCTTCGCGCCCGCACCTGCGCGCTGA